A region of Asterias amurensis chromosome 20, ASM3211899v1 DNA encodes the following proteins:
- the LOC139952260 gene encoding snaclec jerdonibitin subunit beta-like codes for MKLLLILIMISLPTGDGQCLASIGGGCPPSWSKWGNHCYKVTDAALPWSEAKQECIRLGSIMAVPQSEQEIKHLNFSKQVWIDCSNVGDTWVVGEGVSIDTQWRVNQPSGDGKCVLMQFTDNKWNDAGCHKLFHAICKKTEAILHF; via the exons ATGAAGCTCTTGCTGATCTTGATAATGATCAGCCTGCCCACTGGTGATGGGCAGTGTTTGGCTTCTATTGGAGGTGGATGTCCGCCTTCTTGGAGTAAATGGGGAAACCATTGCTACAAAGTCACTGATGCAGCCCTACCATGGTCTGAGGCAAAGCAAGAATGCATCAGGTTGGGTAGCATAATGGCAGTGCCTCAATCTGAGCAAGAGATAAAACATCTGAATTTCTCTAAACAAGTTTGGATTGACTGCAGCAACGTTGGAG ATACCTGGGTTGTTGGGGAGGGTGTTTCAATTGATACGCAGTGGCGAGTAAATCAACCATCCGGTGACGGCAAATGTGTTCTAATGCAGTTCACAGACAACAAATGGAATGATGCTGGATGTCACAAATTGTTTCATGCAATATGCAAGAAAACTGAAGCAATTCTACACTTTTGA